The segment GTCATTTCCCATATTGCCTTTAAGAGCATCATAGACCATTTTATGTTGCTGAACACGGCTTTTACCGCGAAAACTTTCGGAAATAACTTCTGCGGCGTAGTGTTCGCCATCACCAGCGAGATCTCGAATTGTTACAGTTGCGTCGGGAATACCTTCGCGAATAAGCGTTTCAATCGTATGAGCACTCATTGCCATGATTATTCTCCTTTATTTACTTTTAAGAAAGATAGCATATGAAGGGAGGATAAATAACTCTTTATTCTTCACCCATAAATTGTGGAAACCAACTTTCATAGGCTTTTGTGAGCTTTTCTACTGAAAGTGTTAATATCCCATCTATATTGAGAGAACTTCCTTCAACTGTACCAAGTTCAGTGAAAGGAATAGCGTTTATTTGTGCAAGTTCTTTAAGTTGATCGAGAGCATGAGGTTTAACAGCTAAGAGATAACGGCCTTGATCTTCTCCAAAAAGCTCTGCATGATGTGGTACTTTGTT is part of the Bartonella machadoae genome and harbors:
- a CDS encoding BolA/IbaG family iron-sulfur metabolism protein, translated to MAMSAHTIETLIREGIPDATVTIRDLAGDGEHYAAEVISESFRGKSRVQQHKMVYDALKGNMGNDLHALMLQTNIPK